From Methanosarcina lacustris Z-7289, one genomic window encodes:
- a CDS encoding ATP-binding protein, giving the protein MKYEDSDILAFISNKTKPISAPEKGAGSDKNAGPKESPENEAKVPENKYLVKDLLPEASGPDSLPAFEEFPVPSAEAPMEVDPQNSLNGGSNTGANTDSNTDSNTAVQALSGLLQAVLEPASSFSPAESSISRLSEKDELPFEAFDGYDSETTRVTPSLDDAFGIVTTGIEPLEITPSGATITGYIASARRSEIRLGTYVVVPYDGGEKLFARVGKLQYRQEFAVDDATEIHSRRMLNARASPMNEADYKFLACLDPLCILYRKKADRALTRRMADRIPRPNTPILPVTDRLEVQTGLNIPEEGVFLGHLSVGGELVKTHSEPETVAYYLRNDYLLGDPLIFRHMLICGSTGTGKTFLSKNILRQFMTEDNRYRLRNSPDKARKNPCLVIMDPQDEYSQLFEDNELLAEEDKFRFESENVTYGRIPSTKAFVAKVEGHKYPGDKSRAEQIEFTIPFSLVEYNSWLIAAAGMSELQHIGLEVLLGDFFKSSVPHTYLNFINHIENEGTRSYYVDSGKLHESSYDGIARRVNSRFFSKVFDQDATPITKILDKIFKPGQVSVFPTEYISSPRIRDLIVLTIMSLIVDNKLSTSGVEAIKETPIILALDEAHRYLSSANGEHARLIISRFADAARQGRKEALGLFLITQDPQDIDDTVFKQVNTKLILNLNNDAAITALKVPKEYERRIPYLKKGQMIIHSPDNSDIVEILGLSSCVVRHR; this is encoded by the coding sequence ATGAAATATGAAGATTCCGATATTCTGGCTTTTATTTCCAATAAGACAAAACCGATTTCTGCTCCTGAAAAGGGTGCCGGATCAGACAAAAATGCAGGACCGAAGGAAAGTCCCGAGAATGAGGCGAAAGTCCCGGAAAATAAATACCTGGTAAAGGATCTGCTTCCGGAAGCCTCCGGTCCGGACTCGCTGCCAGCTTTTGAAGAATTCCCTGTTCCTTCAGCTGAAGCTCCTATGGAAGTCGATCCGCAGAACTCTTTAAATGGAGGTTCAAATACGGGAGCAAATACAGATTCAAATACAGATTCAAATACGGCCGTTCAAGCTCTTTCAGGTCTCTTACAGGCTGTTCTTGAACCCGCTTCCTCTTTTTCCCCGGCTGAATCTTCCATTTCAAGGCTTTCCGAAAAAGATGAGCTTCCCTTTGAAGCATTTGATGGCTATGATTCAGAAACCACCAGAGTTACTCCCTCTCTGGATGACGCTTTCGGAATTGTCACAACCGGCATAGAGCCTCTGGAAATAACCCCCTCAGGGGCTACAATTACAGGATATATTGCTTCTGCCCGCAGGAGTGAGATAAGGCTCGGGACATATGTTGTTGTGCCGTATGATGGTGGAGAAAAACTCTTCGCAAGGGTCGGAAAACTTCAGTACAGGCAGGAGTTTGCAGTAGATGATGCAACTGAAATCCACTCAAGGCGCATGCTGAATGCCCGGGCAAGCCCTATGAATGAGGCAGATTACAAGTTCCTTGCCTGCCTTGACCCTCTTTGCATCCTGTACCGAAAAAAAGCAGATCGTGCACTCACTCGCAGGATGGCAGACAGAATTCCCCGTCCGAACACTCCCATACTGCCTGTTACGGACAGGCTTGAGGTCCAGACGGGGCTGAACATTCCGGAAGAGGGGGTTTTCCTGGGGCACCTCAGCGTCGGAGGAGAACTTGTAAAGACCCACTCCGAGCCTGAAACAGTTGCTTATTACCTCAGAAACGACTATTTGCTGGGCGACCCTCTTATTTTCAGGCACATGCTGATCTGCGGGAGCACGGGAACAGGAAAGACCTTCCTCTCAAAAAACATCCTCCGTCAGTTCATGACTGAAGACAACAGGTATCGGCTGCGGAATTCTCCCGATAAAGCCCGGAAAAACCCCTGTCTGGTAATTATGGACCCTCAGGATGAATATTCCCAGCTTTTTGAGGACAACGAACTCCTGGCCGAAGAGGACAAGTTCAGGTTTGAGTCCGAAAATGTGACTTATGGCAGGATTCCTTCCACAAAGGCTTTTGTAGCAAAGGTCGAAGGGCATAAATATCCCGGAGATAAGTCAAGGGCCGAGCAGATCGAGTTTACAATTCCTTTTTCTCTTGTGGAATACAACTCCTGGCTGATTGCAGCAGCCGGGATGTCCGAACTTCAGCATATAGGGCTTGAAGTGCTCCTCGGGGACTTTTTCAAATCAAGTGTCCCCCATACCTACCTGAACTTCATTAACCATATTGAAAATGAGGGTACGCGTTCCTACTATGTTGACAGTGGAAAACTGCATGAGTCCTCTTATGATGGGATCGCGCGGAGAGTAAATAGCCGCTTTTTCTCAAAGGTTTTTGACCAGGATGCAACCCCCATTACCAAAATTCTGGACAAAATCTTCAAGCCAGGACAGGTTTCGGTTTTCCCAACCGAGTATATAAGTTCTCCCAGAATCAGGGATCTCATAGTGCTAACAATCATGAGCCTGATTGTTGACAATAAACTCAGCACCTCAGGTGTAGAGGCAATCAAAGAAACTCCTATTATTCTGGCACTTGATGAGGCTCACCGTTATCTTTCCAGTGCAAACGGGGAACATGCCCGCCTTATCATTTCCCGTTTCGCAGATGCAGCCCGCCAGGGAAGAAAAGAAGCTTTGGGGCTCTTTTTGATTACGCAGGACCCTCAAGATATTGATGACACCGTCTTCAAGCAGGTCAACACAAAGCTGATCCTTAACCTCAATAATGACGCTGCAATCACAGCCTTAAAAGTCCCTAAAGAATACGAACGCAGGATCCCCTATCTCAAAAAAGGACAGATGATAATTCACAGCCCTGACAACAGTGATATTGTGGAAATCCTGGGGCTTTCAAGCTGCGTTGTGAGACACCGCTAA
- a CDS encoding DNA double-strand break repair nuclease NurA, which yields MTLEPVHMHKISELAERIDRSFELDESKTASDIYSLLDELKIDGKVILKAVGRLFRGIVRTELMAQGEDPYPVTYACDSGSTNPKTYDSGLFVDFCHCGLGATPTDLDLQRYRTIVCAAYSSSQKIAMRATSGWETFDEGLGRAKLVTIAPDELKRKAPDMVHSFAMYLAESEHMLFMKDMLEPESFFIIDGPIYPKQLMYWMVLDDEEVQIRQNNDARKILQNYIDIMDHFLEQQKPVIGFVKNPVDRQIMDGVRKKREAFDLPWMLDAQFFRNLLSPHKVDGKSGLGPDGRYSKNNGKNGKYNGSRNAYITYTNWFLQPNRFYEKLLNGTSPLAAVDAVQQKLRHKFSPEDYALCFFMLYVPSTDVVFKVEAPYGLIKDDLLRMQITKKVLFDLSLHGFPLTLTKADHLAKIRKVERQEIDKFFENMSPDTSYNDTRWGNINEI from the coding sequence ATGACCCTTGAGCCTGTGCATATGCATAAGATCTCGGAGCTTGCAGAGAGGATTGACCGTTCATTTGAGCTTGATGAGTCGAAAACGGCGTCAGACATTTATTCTCTGCTTGACGAATTGAAGATTGACGGGAAGGTAATCCTGAAGGCTGTGGGCAGGCTCTTTAGGGGGATTGTCAGGACCGAGCTGATGGCACAGGGCGAGGACCCGTATCCTGTTACTTATGCCTGTGACAGCGGGAGCACTAACCCCAAGACTTACGACAGCGGACTTTTTGTTGATTTTTGCCACTGCGGGCTGGGGGCAACGCCTACAGATCTTGATCTCCAGAGATACAGGACAATTGTTTGTGCTGCTTATTCTTCTTCGCAGAAGATAGCAATGCGGGCAACCTCAGGCTGGGAAACTTTCGATGAAGGGCTTGGAAGGGCAAAGCTTGTCACAATTGCTCCGGATGAGCTGAAAAGAAAGGCTCCTGATATGGTGCATAGTTTTGCCATGTACCTGGCAGAATCCGAGCACATGCTTTTCATGAAGGACATGCTGGAGCCTGAGAGTTTTTTCATAATTGACGGGCCTATTTATCCGAAACAGCTCATGTACTGGATGGTGCTGGACGACGAGGAAGTGCAAATCCGGCAGAACAATGACGCCCGGAAAATCCTCCAGAATTATATTGATATTATGGACCATTTTCTGGAACAGCAGAAACCTGTGATAGGATTTGTAAAAAATCCGGTTGACAGGCAGATCATGGACGGTGTCCGGAAGAAAAGGGAAGCTTTTGATCTTCCCTGGATGCTTGATGCTCAGTTTTTCCGAAACCTGCTCTCCCCTCACAAAGTTGATGGTAAATCAGGACTGGGGCCGGATGGACGGTATTCAAAAAATAACGGGAAAAACGGCAAGTATAACGGTTCCAGAAATGCTTACATTACTTACACCAACTGGTTTTTGCAGCCCAACAGGTTTTACGAGAAGCTGCTTAACGGGACTTCCCCTCTTGCAGCCGTGGACGCGGTCCAGCAAAAGCTCAGGCATAAGTTTTCGCCTGAGGATTATGCCCTCTGTTTCTTCATGCTTTACGTGCCTTCCACAGATGTGGTTTTTAAGGTTGAAGCTCCTTATGGGCTTATTAAGGATGATTTACTGCGCATGCAAATTACCAAAAAAGTTCTCTTTGACCTTTCTCTGCATGGGTTTCCCCTTACCCTCACAAAGGCAGACCACCTCGCAAAAATCAGGAAAGTGGAGAGGCAGGAGATCGATAAATTCTTTGAAAATATGAGTCCTGATACCTCTTATAATGACACTCGGTGGGGTAATATCAATGAAATATGA
- a CDS encoding TIGR04279 domain-containing protein — MNKKSGTCKGISGRKWRVTWILLILIFSIISVSATGAENSTKSHTSDVVNDQEQHTNSSNVVDISEQKTNASSGADDQKQKTDGSTVVDAQKQNTDTSTVVDAQKQNTDGSTVADAQKQNTDDSTGADAQKQNTDTSTVADAQKQNTDTGTEADAQKQNTDGSTVADDQKQKTDGSTVVDAQKQNTDGSTVADDQKQKTDGSTVVDAQKQNTDGSTVADDQKQKTDGSTVVDAQKQNTDTSTVADAQKQNTDDSTGADAQKQNTDTSTVVDAQKQNTDTSTGADAQKQNTDGSTGADDQKQNTDTSTVVDAQKQNTDTSTKADAQKQNTDTSTEADDQKQNTDTSTVVDAQKQNTDTSTVADAQKQNTDTSTVADAQKQNTDTSTEADAQKQNIDAITGADAQKQNTDTGTEADAQKQNTDTSTGADAQKQNTDTSTGADAQKQNTDTSTGADAQKQNTDTSTVADAQKQNTDAITGADAQKQNTDISTGADAQKQNTDTSTGADAQKQNIDAITGADAQKQNTDTGTVADSQKQNTDAITGADAQKQNTDTSTVVDAQKQNTDTSTVADSQKQNTDTSTVVDAQKQNTDTSTVVDAQEQNTDTSTVVDAQKQNTDTSTVVDDQKQNTDTSTEADDQKQNTDTSTEADDQKQNTDTSTVVDDQKQNTDTSTVVDDQKQNTDTSTVVDAQKQNTDTSTEADDQKQNTDTSTVVDAQKQNTDTSTVVDDQKQNTDTSTVVDAQKQNTDTSTEADDQKQNTDTSTEADDQKQNTDTSTVADDQKQKTNCSTVVDDQKQKTDGSAVVDAQTEADAQKQKTDDSTVVDAQKQNTDGSTVADDQKQKTDDSTVVDDQKQKTDGSAVVDDQTPKTQDPKTDGSTVVDDQKQKTDGSAIVDDQTPKTQDPKTDGSTVVDDQKQKTDGSTVVDAQKQNTDTSTVVDVQKQNTDACTCVDCQESSKVNSDQKINASNDKSIGEKTESETEVCNDTKSLENETVNPEIKVYNWIDSAGNESVKPELKVESSSWNNLKFIQSYLYSLRSFYTVNESVKITYRGPETLAQQNIIIYLVKEKSPSIPENASSNGINESTITLEDVLNNNTESYIQIPATLNNDGDLSPLTVGPLPAGSYWVLISLAGNETEKPESEKKILLANYFEVLKYEMEAGVPYTLEEGESFEVNLNLKNAPAQKNSTYWAVLIRKDAYTTYESTNSGSTNTEIRPIVNGIDIIRSLETSLRNSESETGKGELENNIQTLLGKDNGMINIGGKNQNTLSLKSFELPPGDYLLLAGAYENDEGLVGIAQKKLRISADNSYGSGLKSSSGNKIVDNISPRKYTVSSLLGINPHLETPDVFISKDIKPYIQARASVDVVKNPPKIPSFLIGFSGTLLIGLFLLRKYR; from the coding sequence TTGAATAAAAAATCAGGGACATGTAAAGGAATATCTGGTAGAAAATGGAGAGTAACCTGGATTTTATTAATTCTTATTTTTTCAATAATTTCAGTATCTGCTACAGGAGCAGAAAACAGCACAAAAAGTCACACAAGTGACGTGGTAAATGATCAGGAACAACACACAAATTCAAGTAACGTAGTAGATATCTCCGAACAAAAAACCAATGCAAGTTCCGGAGCAGATGACCAGAAGCAAAAAACCGATGGTAGTACCGTAGTAGATGCTCAAAAACAAAACACAGATACTAGTACCGTAGTCGATGCTCAAAAACAAAACACAGATGGTAGTACCGTAGCAGATGCTCAAAAACAAAACACAGATGATAGTACCGGAGCAGATGCTCAAAAACAAAACACAGATACTAGTACTGTAGCAGATGCTCAAAAACAAAACACAGATACTGGTACCGAAGCAGATGCTCAAAAACAAAACACAGATGGTAGTACCGTAGCAGATGACCAGAAGCAAAAAACCGATGGTAGTACCGTAGTCGATGCTCAAAAACAAAACACAGATGGTAGTACCGTAGCAGATGACCAGAAGCAAAAAACCGATGGTAGTACCGTAGTCGATGCTCAAAAACAAAACACAGATGGTAGTACCGTAGCAGATGACCAGAAGCAAAAAACCGATGGTAGTACCGTAGTCGATGCTCAAAAACAAAACACAGATACTAGTACCGTAGCAGATGCTCAAAAACAAAACACAGATGATAGTACCGGAGCAGATGCTCAAAAACAAAACACAGATACTAGTACCGTAGTCGATGCTCAAAAACAAAACACAGATACTAGTACCGGAGCAGATGCTCAAAAACAAAACACAGATGGTAGTACCGGAGCAGATGACCAGAAGCAAAATACAGATACTAGTACCGTAGTAGATGCTCAAAAACAAAATACAGATACTAGTACCAAAGCAGATGCTCAAAAACAAAATACAGATACTAGTACCGAAGCAGATGATCAAAAACAAAATACAGATACTAGTACCGTAGTAGATGCTCAAAAACAAAATACAGATACTAGTACCGTAGCAGATGCTCAAAAACAAAACACAGATACTAGTACCGTAGCAGATGCTCAAAAACAAAACACAGATACTAGTACCGAAGCAGATGCTCAAAAACAAAACATAGATGCTATTACCGGAGCAGATGCTCAAAAACAAAACACAGATACTGGTACCGAAGCAGATGCTCAAAAACAAAACACAGATACTAGTACCGGAGCAGATGCTCAAAAACAAAACACAGATACTAGTACCGGAGCAGATGCTCAAAAACAAAACACAGATACTAGTACCGGAGCAGATGCTCAAAAACAAAACACAGATACTAGTACCGTAGCAGATGCTCAAAAACAAAACACAGATGCTATTACCGGAGCAGATGCTCAAAAACAAAACACAGATATTAGTACCGGAGCAGATGCTCAAAAACAAAACACAGATACTAGTACCGGAGCAGATGCTCAAAAACAAAACATAGATGCTATTACCGGAGCAGATGCTCAAAAACAAAATACAGATACTGGTACCGTAGCAGATTCTCAAAAACAAAACACAGATGCTATTACCGGAGCAGATGCTCAAAAACAAAACACAGATACTAGTACCGTAGTAGATGCTCAAAAACAAAACACAGATACTAGTACCGTAGCAGATTCTCAAAAACAAAATACAGATACTAGTACCGTAGTAGATGCTCAAAAACAAAACACAGATACTAGTACCGTAGTAGATGCTCAAGAACAAAACACAGATACTAGTACCGTAGTAGATGCTCAAAAACAAAATACAGATACTAGTACCGTAGTAGATGATCAAAAACAAAATACAGATACTAGTACCGAAGCAGATGATCAAAAACAAAATACAGATACTAGTACCGAAGCAGATGATCAAAAACAAAATACAGATACTAGTACCGTAGTAGATGATCAAAAACAAAATACAGATACTAGTACCGTAGTAGATGATCAAAAACAAAATACAGATACTAGTACCGTAGTCGATGCTCAAAAACAAAATACAGATACTAGTACCGAAGCAGATGATCAAAAACAAAATACAGATACTAGTACCGTAGTAGATGCTCAAAAACAAAACACAGATACTAGTACCGTAGTAGATGATCAAAAACAAAATACAGATACTAGTACCGTAGTAGATGCTCAAAAACAAAACACAGATACTAGTACCGAAGCAGATGATCAAAAACAAAACACAGATACTAGTACCGAAGCAGATGATCAAAAACAAAATACAGATACTAGTACCGTAGCAGATGACCAGAAGCAAAAAACCAATTGTAGTACCGTAGTCGATGATCAGAAGCAAAAAACCGATGGTAGTGCCGTAGTCGATGCTCAAACCGAAGCAGATGCTCAAAAACAAAAAACCGATGATAGTACCGTAGTCGATGCTCAAAAACAAAACACAGATGGTAGTACCGTAGCAGATGACCAGAAGCAAAAAACCGATGATAGTACCGTAGTCGATGATCAGAAGCAAAAAACCGATGGTAGTGCCGTAGTCGATGATCAGACTCCAAAAACTCAGGATCCAAAAACCGATGGTAGTACCGTAGTCGATGATCAGAAGCAAAAAACCGATGGTAGTGCCATAGTCGATGATCAGACTCCAAAAACTCAGGATCCAAAAACCGATGGTAGTACCGTAGTCGATGATCAGAAGCAAAAAACCGATGGTAGTACCGTAGTCGATGCTCAAAAACAAAACACAGATACTAGTACCGTAGTCGATGTTCAAAAACAAAACACAGATGCATGTACCTGTGTAGATTGTCAGGAAAGCTCCAAAGTTAACTCTGATCAAAAAATAAATGCAAGTAATGACAAAAGTATCGGAGAGAAAACTGAATCAGAAACCGAAGTATGCAACGACACAAAATCTCTCGAAAATGAGACTGTGAATCCTGAAATAAAAGTATACAACTGGATAGACAGCGCAGGAAACGAGTCGGTTAAACCTGAGCTAAAAGTAGAAAGTAGTAGCTGGAACAATCTGAAATTCATACAATCATATCTCTATTCTCTTCGTTCATTTTATACTGTAAACGAGAGCGTGAAAATAACCTATAGAGGGCCTGAAACTCTCGCACAGCAGAACATTATCATATATCTTGTCAAGGAAAAAAGTCCGTCGATTCCTGAAAATGCCAGTTCAAACGGCATAAATGAAAGCACGATTACTCTTGAAGATGTCCTCAATAATAATACAGAATCTTACATCCAGATACCTGCAACTTTGAACAACGACGGAGACTTATCCCCCCTAACTGTTGGTCCTCTTCCTGCTGGCAGTTACTGGGTCCTTATATCTCTCGCAGGAAACGAAACCGAAAAGCCTGAATCTGAAAAAAAGATTCTTTTAGCGAACTATTTTGAAGTTCTCAAATACGAAATGGAAGCCGGAGTTCCGTATACTCTCGAAGAAGGCGAAAGTTTTGAAGTCAATCTGAACCTGAAGAATGCACCTGCTCAGAAGAATTCTACGTACTGGGCGGTATTGATAAGGAAAGATGCCTATACAACATATGAAAGTACAAATTCAGGCTCGACAAATACCGAAATCCGGCCTATTGTGAACGGAATCGATATTATCAGAAGTTTAGAAACCAGCTTGAGAAACTCTGAGTCCGAAACCGGAAAAGGAGAACTTGAAAACAATATTCAGACCCTTCTCGGAAAAGACAACGGCATGATAAATATTGGTGGAAAAAACCAGAACACCCTTTCCCTAAAAAGCTTTGAACTTCCTCCTGGAGACTACCTCCTCCTTGCAGGTGCCTATGAAAATGACGAGGGCCTTGTAGGGATAGCCCAGAAAAAACTGAGAATCTCCGCCGATAACTCATATGGGTCAGGCTTGAAATCCAGCTCAGGAAATAAGATCGTCGACAATATCTCTCCAAGAAAATACACAGTCTCTTCCTTGCTGGGAATTAACCCCCATCTCGAAACTCCAGATGTATTCATATCCAAAGATATCAAACCCTACATTCAGGCAAGAGCATCAGTAGACGTCGTAAAAAATCCTCCTAAAATTCCCTCCTTCCTGATAGGTTTTTCAGGAACCCTCCTGATCGGGCTTTTTTTACTGAGGAAATATAGATAA
- a CDS encoding PHP domain-containing protein: MGRRSKNYQEKLITPERAAELMEEGWKRADLHVHTTCSYDVLPAKDLCPESLYEKALGMGMDFVTFTDHDTVDAHDILGWDREKLVSGVEMTIYDPEFAGHTLHVNVFELYQEDFLELTEIAEIEHDLKSFIKYLKRHKLPFIYNHPFWSELHQEPEPSAILKLAKLFPVLEYNMHELKQKNELTIALAERFGKGIAATTDTHSGGLGKVYTLAKGDSFGEYFKNIERGKSYIVPEDLTREILIEEMNTWIDLIFEKSQKNRDIKSYLTGIKSLDAVVKISRSALLNCSPLLNRATMSLLYMISNTGLPASLYIYSKESFAKEIEKKIEIENRK, from the coding sequence ATGGGAAGAAGGTCGAAGAATTATCAGGAAAAGCTGATAACACCGGAACGGGCAGCTGAGCTTATGGAGGAAGGCTGGAAAAGGGCAGACCTGCATGTGCACACAACCTGTTCTTATGACGTACTCCCGGCAAAAGATTTGTGTCCCGAGAGCCTCTATGAAAAAGCCCTCGGGATGGGAATGGATTTTGTCACATTTACGGACCACGATACAGTCGATGCGCATGATATTCTCGGGTGGGACAGGGAAAAACTTGTCTCTGGCGTTGAAATGACCATTTATGACCCGGAGTTCGCGGGGCATACTCTGCACGTGAATGTTTTCGAACTTTATCAGGAGGACTTTTTAGAACTTACTGAAATTGCAGAAATCGAACATGACCTTAAGAGTTTTATAAAATATCTCAAGCGCCATAAACTACCTTTTATCTACAACCATCCCTTCTGGTCTGAGCTCCACCAAGAGCCTGAACCCTCGGCCATCCTTAAACTGGCAAAACTCTTTCCTGTACTTGAATATAACATGCATGAGCTTAAGCAGAAAAATGAGCTTACGATCGCCCTTGCAGAAAGGTTCGGCAAAGGCATCGCTGCAACAACAGACACCCACTCAGGGGGACTGGGGAAAGTGTACACCCTTGCAAAAGGAGACAGTTTCGGGGAATATTTCAAAAATATCGAGAGAGGAAAAAGTTACATTGTTCCTGAAGACCTTACAAGGGAAATTCTGATAGAAGAAATGAATACATGGATAGACCTGATATTTGAAAAAAGTCAGAAGAACAGGGATATAAAAAGTTACCTTACAGGAATAAAGTCCCTGGATGCAGTAGTAAAGATCTCAAGGAGCGCACTTTTGAATTGCTCCCCCCTGCTGAACCGGGCAACCATGAGCCTGCTCTACATGATCTCGAATACAGGGCTCCCGGCTTCTCTTTATATTTACTCGAAAGAAAGCTTTGCAAAAGAAATTGAAAAAAAGATTGAGATTGAAAATCGGAAGTGA
- a CDS encoding RNA-guided endonuclease TnpB family protein: protein MLRGNRCRIYPNKEQKALMEKHFGSCRFVYNKLLEIKSLMYKKFRISLSEFDLNNYLLVLKEVYPWLKEVNAGVLQQASRNLNSAFNHFFKDELRYPQKKHKKDHHFSFQIPQHYSINFATSKILLPKLGWIKVKMHRPLFKEMELESDIIKHDNNAEFLRTLTVSRTPTGKYYVSILTEDGEKLPEKQEYSHATMVGVDVGINTFAACSNGEKIDNPRFLKASLQRLKFLQREVSRKVIGSNNRRKAVRKLALIHEKISNQRHDFQHKVSTKLISENQAIAVETLNISGMKKNHKLAQAISDSAWYSFVQKLMYKAEWVGKTIIKIGQWEPSSKNCNVCGYHNSELSLDIREWQCPECGTFHDRDINAAINIKKITVGTTV, encoded by the coding sequence ATGCTTCGAGGTAACAGATGTCGAATTTACCCTAATAAGGAGCAAAAAGCTCTTATGGAAAAACACTTCGGTAGCTGTCGTTTTGTCTATAATAAACTCCTTGAAATCAAATCGTTAATGTATAAAAAATTCAGAATAAGTCTCTCGGAATTTGACCTTAATAATTACCTCTTAGTTTTGAAAGAAGTGTATCCGTGGTTGAAAGAAGTTAATGCAGGAGTATTGCAACAAGCAAGTAGAAACCTTAATTCAGCGTTTAATCATTTTTTCAAAGATGAATTAAGGTATCCTCAAAAGAAACACAAGAAAGATCACCATTTTTCCTTTCAAATTCCTCAACACTATAGCATTAACTTTGCAACTTCCAAAATATTATTACCGAAGTTGGGTTGGATAAAAGTTAAGATGCACAGACCGCTTTTTAAAGAAATGGAACTGGAAAGCGATATTATTAAACATGATAATAATGCTGAATTTCTGAGAACATTAACTGTTTCCAGAACTCCTACAGGGAAATATTATGTTAGTATTTTAACTGAGGATGGAGAAAAACTTCCTGAAAAACAAGAATATTCTCATGCTACAATGGTAGGGGTAGATGTAGGAATTAATACTTTTGCCGCCTGTTCTAATGGGGAAAAAATAGATAATCCTAGATTCTTGAAAGCTTCTTTGCAGAGGTTAAAATTCTTACAAAGGGAAGTATCAAGGAAAGTAATAGGATCAAATAACCGGAGAAAAGCAGTAAGAAAATTGGCGTTAATTCATGAGAAAATAAGTAACCAGAGACATGATTTTCAACATAAAGTTTCAACTAAGCTAATAAGCGAAAACCAAGCAATAGCTGTAGAAACTTTAAATATTAGTGGAATGAAAAAGAACCACAAATTAGCGCAAGCAATATCAGATTCAGCATGGTATAGTTTCGTACAGAAGTTAATGTATAAAGCTGAATGGGTTGGAAAAACAATAATAAAGATAGGTCAATGGGAACCTTCCTCTAAAAATTGTAACGTTTGTGGTTATCATAATTCCGAATTAAGTTTAGATATTAGAGAGTGGCAATGTCCTGAATGTGGAACTTTCCATGATCGAGACATTAATGCCGCTATCAATATTAAGAAAATTACTGTAGGGACTACAGTTTGA